One window of the Bradyrhizobium sp. NP1 genome contains the following:
- a CDS encoding peptidylprolyl isomerase — translation MIRILALFAALICAAPALAQPLPANLDKANAIVIDTTKGRIVIKLRNDLAPQHAERIKQLAREGFYNNVPFHRVMDGFMAQTGDGQNFNGTGGSKYPNLKQEFSNVHFKRGIVGMARRGDSVDSANSQFFIMFADGGSLDGQYTVVGEVVSGMDVVDKLKKAPPGSSGGTVTDPDKMVKVQVASDIK, via the coding sequence ATGATCCGAATTCTCGCCCTTTTTGCCGCGCTCATCTGTGCCGCCCCGGCGCTCGCCCAGCCGCTGCCCGCCAATCTGGACAAGGCGAACGCGATCGTCATCGACACCACCAAGGGCCGCATCGTCATCAAGCTGCGCAACGACCTCGCGCCCCAGCACGCCGAGCGCATCAAGCAGCTCGCGCGCGAAGGGTTTTACAACAACGTGCCGTTCCACCGCGTCATGGACGGCTTCATGGCGCAGACCGGCGACGGCCAGAACTTCAACGGCACCGGCGGCTCGAAATATCCGAACCTGAAGCAGGAGTTCTCCAACGTCCACTTCAAGCGCGGCATCGTCGGCATGGCGCGCCGCGGCGACAGCGTCGACAGCGCCAATTCGCAGTTCTTCATCATGTTCGCGGATGGCGGCAGCCTCGACGGGCAATATACCGTGGTCGGCGAGGTGGTGTCCGGCATGGACGTCGTCGACAAGCTGAAGAAGGCGCCGCCGGGCTCGAGCGGCGGCACCGTCACCGACCCCGACAAGATGGTCAAGGTGCAGGTCGCCTCCGACATCAAGTGA
- a CDS encoding peptidylprolyl isomerase has protein sequence MAVTENTLILETTQGPVTIEMRPDLAPNHVARIKELVRDGFYDGIVFHRVIDGFMAQTGCPHGTGTGGSGKKLKAEFNKEPHVRGTASMARAASPDSADSQFFICFDDASFLNGQYTVWGKVTEGMENVDKIKRGEPVRDPDKIVKAHMAADAA, from the coding sequence ATGGCTGTCACCGAAAATACTTTGATCCTCGAGACTACGCAGGGCCCGGTCACGATCGAGATGCGTCCTGACCTCGCCCCCAACCATGTGGCGCGGATCAAGGAACTGGTGCGCGACGGCTTTTACGACGGCATCGTGTTCCACCGCGTGATCGACGGATTCATGGCCCAGACCGGCTGCCCGCACGGCACCGGCACCGGCGGCTCCGGCAAGAAGCTGAAGGCCGAGTTCAACAAGGAGCCGCATGTGCGCGGCACCGCGTCGATGGCGCGCGCGGCAAGCCCCGACTCCGCCGACAGCCAGTTCTTCATCTGCTTCGACGACGCCTCCTTCCTCAACGGCCAGTACACGGTCTGGGGCAAGGTGACCGAAGGCATGGAGAACGTCGACAAGATCAAGCGCGGCGAGCCGGTGAGGGATCCCGACAAGATCGTCAAGGCGCACATGGCTGCGGATGCGGCGTGA
- the queA gene encoding tRNA preQ1(34) S-adenosylmethionine ribosyltransferase-isomerase QueA, which translates to MRTDLFDFELPPDSIALRPANPRDSARMLVVLPDGVLRDAAVSDLPRWLEAGDQLVVNDTKVIPAQLTGRRIGRETEPKIEATLIKRLDGSRWQALVKPAKKLVAGDHIRFGNEGRVCLLGHLDAEVEAKGGEGEVTLSFSFHGPALDQAIADLGNPPLPPYIASKRAPDDQDASDYQTMFAENEGAVAAPTAGLHFTPALEAKLRGHGVTLHRLTLHVGAGTFLPVKTDDTREHRMHAEWGCITHETAAALNAARASGGRIVAVGTTSLRLLESAAADDGAIQPFQGETSIFITPGYRFRAVDVLLTNFHLPRSTLFMLVSAFSGLDTMKAAYVHAIKGGYRFYSYGDACLLFRGPTRDRTLHERL; encoded by the coding sequence ATGCGTACCGACCTGTTTGATTTCGAACTGCCGCCTGACAGCATCGCGCTGCGTCCGGCGAATCCGCGCGACTCGGCACGGATGCTGGTGGTGCTGCCCGATGGTGTGCTGCGCGACGCAGCCGTGTCGGACCTACCGCGATGGCTCGAGGCGGGCGACCAGCTCGTCGTGAACGACACCAAGGTCATCCCCGCCCAGCTCACGGGCCGCCGCATCGGACGCGAGACCGAGCCGAAGATCGAGGCGACGCTGATCAAGCGGCTGGACGGCTCGCGCTGGCAGGCGCTGGTGAAGCCGGCGAAGAAGCTCGTCGCCGGCGACCACATCCGCTTCGGCAACGAGGGCAGGGTGTGCCTGCTCGGCCATCTCGACGCCGAGGTGGAGGCGAAGGGCGGCGAAGGCGAGGTGACGCTGTCGTTCTCGTTCCACGGGCCGGCGCTCGACCAGGCGATCGCCGATCTCGGCAACCCGCCGCTGCCGCCCTATATCGCGTCAAAGCGCGCGCCCGACGATCAGGATGCCAGCGACTACCAGACCATGTTCGCCGAGAATGAAGGCGCGGTCGCAGCTCCCACCGCAGGCCTCCACTTCACGCCGGCCCTGGAAGCGAAGCTGCGCGGCCACGGCGTCACCCTGCACCGGCTGACGCTGCATGTCGGGGCCGGGACTTTTCTCCCCGTGAAGACGGATGATACGCGCGAGCATCGGATGCACGCCGAATGGGGCTGCATCACCCATGAGACCGCGGCCGCGCTGAATGCGGCGCGCGCAAGCGGCGGCCGCATCGTCGCGGTCGGCACCACCTCGCTGCGGCTACTGGAAAGCGCAGCCGCCGACGACGGCGCGATCCAGCCGTTCCAGGGCGAGACCTCGATCTTCATCACGCCGGGCTATCGTTTTCGCGCCGTGGACGTGCTGTTGACCAATTTCCATTTGCCGCGCTCGACGCTGTTCATGCTGGTCTCGGCGTTCTCAGGCCTCGACACCATGAAGGCCGCCTATGTGCATGCGATCAAGGGAGGCTATCGCTTCTATTCCTACGGCGATGCCTGCCTGCTGTTTCGCGGGCCGACGCGGGATCGCACGCTCCACGAACGTTTGTAG
- a CDS encoding aspartate-semialdehyde dehydrogenase — translation MKNEPVVAIAGVTGAVGAEFIATMDRRRFPVRRLKALASARSAGKTLHFRGQEVTIEELTERSFEGVDIALFSAGGGISRKFAAHAIKAGAVVVDNSSAFRMDPNVPLVIPEVNARRIRDHKGIIANPNCAAITALVPLWPIHRVNRIKRVIIATYQAASGAGAAAMEELVESTRANLAGEAFSPRVMPHPYAFNLFSHNTAIDPETGYNDEETKVIKETRKIFEDEEIAVGVTCVRVPVLRAHCEAITFECERPISEHEVREILSAAPGVKIIDDRTRNYFPMPLDASGQDDVLVGRIRRDLSDASGHSVAMFVAADQLLKGAALNAIQIAELLPERVMA, via the coding sequence GTGAAGAACGAACCCGTTGTGGCCATTGCCGGCGTGACCGGCGCTGTCGGCGCCGAATTCATCGCGACCATGGACCGCCGCCGCTTTCCCGTTCGCAGGCTGAAGGCACTTGCAAGCGCCCGCTCCGCAGGCAAGACGCTTCATTTCCGCGGTCAGGAGGTCACAATCGAGGAGCTCACCGAGCGCTCCTTCGAGGGCGTCGACATCGCGCTGTTCTCCGCCGGCGGCGGCATCTCGCGGAAGTTCGCAGCCCACGCAATCAAGGCCGGCGCCGTCGTGGTCGACAATTCCTCGGCGTTCCGGATGGACCCGAATGTGCCGCTGGTGATCCCCGAGGTGAATGCGCGCCGTATCCGCGACCACAAGGGCATCATCGCCAACCCGAATTGCGCGGCGATCACGGCGCTGGTGCCGCTGTGGCCGATCCATCGGGTAAACCGCATCAAGCGCGTCATCATCGCGACCTACCAGGCGGCGAGCGGCGCGGGTGCGGCGGCGATGGAGGAGCTCGTGGAATCGACCCGCGCCAACCTCGCCGGCGAGGCGTTTTCGCCGAGGGTGATGCCGCATCCCTACGCCTTCAACCTGTTCAGCCACAACACGGCGATCGACCCCGAGACCGGCTACAACGACGAGGAGACGAAGGTCATCAAGGAGACCCGCAAGATCTTCGAGGACGAAGAGATTGCGGTCGGCGTGACCTGCGTCCGCGTGCCCGTGCTGCGCGCCCATTGCGAGGCGATCACCTTCGAATGCGAGCGGCCGATCAGCGAGCACGAGGTCCGCGAGATCCTCTCCGCCGCGCCCGGCGTGAAGATAATCGACGACCGCACCAGGAACTATTTCCCGATGCCGCTCGACGCCTCCGGCCAGGACGACGTGCTGGTGGGCCGCATCAGGCGGGACCTCAGCGACGCCAGCGGGCACTCGGTCGCAATGTTCGTCGCCGCCGACCAGCTGCTGAAGGGCGCGGCGCTGAACGCGATCCAGATCGCCGAATTGCTGCCGGAGCGCGTGATGGCGTGA
- the tgt gene encoding tRNA guanosine(34) transglycosylase Tgt has protein sequence MTLPNHFELLATSGAARTGRLTTPHGVVRTPAFMPVGTAGAMKGMHWREVRDAGADIVLGNTYHLMLRPGAERIARLGGLQAFTGWNGPMLTDSGGFQVMSLAELRKLSENAVTFRSHIDGTKIELSPERAVEVQRLLGSDIAMQLDECVRLPAERSDIERAMQLSLRWGERSRRAFESAPEGYMLFGIVQGGDVVELRRRSAQALIEIGFHGYAIGGLAVGEPQAVMLAMVAEVAPILPSDRPRYLMGVGTPEDLLEAIARGIDMFDCVLPTRNGRHGVAFTRFGPINLRNARHIDDPRPLDEESPWPSARLYSRAYLNHLVRSGETLGAMLLSEINIAYYQHLMREARTAIAQGSFADFHAQTREGWARGDIAAL, from the coding sequence ATGACCCTGCCCAACCATTTCGAGCTGCTCGCGACGTCAGGCGCGGCGCGCACCGGCCGCCTCACCACGCCTCATGGCGTGGTGCGCACGCCCGCCTTCATGCCGGTCGGCACGGCCGGCGCCATGAAGGGCATGCACTGGCGCGAGGTGCGCGATGCCGGCGCCGACATCGTGCTCGGCAACACCTATCACCTGATGCTGCGGCCGGGAGCCGAGCGGATCGCCAGGCTCGGGGGCCTGCAGGCCTTTACCGGGTGGAACGGGCCGATGCTGACCGATTCCGGCGGCTTCCAGGTGATGTCGCTCGCCGAGCTGCGCAAGCTCAGCGAGAACGCCGTGACGTTCCGCTCGCATATCGACGGCACCAAGATCGAGCTGTCGCCGGAGCGCGCCGTCGAGGTGCAGCGGCTGCTCGGCTCCGACATCGCCATGCAGCTCGACGAATGCGTGCGGCTGCCGGCGGAGCGAAGCGACATCGAGCGGGCGATGCAGCTCTCGCTGCGCTGGGGCGAGCGCTCGCGGCGCGCCTTCGAGAGCGCGCCGGAAGGATACATGCTGTTCGGCATCGTGCAGGGCGGCGACGTGGTCGAGCTCAGGCGCAGAAGCGCGCAGGCGCTGATCGAGATCGGCTTCCATGGCTACGCGATCGGCGGGCTCGCGGTCGGCGAACCGCAGGCGGTGATGCTCGCCATGGTGGCGGAGGTGGCGCCGATCCTGCCGAGCGACCGGCCGCGCTACCTGATGGGCGTCGGCACGCCGGAGGATCTGCTGGAGGCGATCGCGCGCGGCATCGACATGTTCGATTGCGTGCTGCCGACCCGCAACGGCCGCCATGGCGTCGCCTTCACGCGGTTCGGGCCGATCAACCTGCGCAACGCCCGCCACATCGACGATCCGCGCCCGCTCGATGAGGAAAGCCCATGGCCTTCGGCGCGCCTCTATTCGCGGGCCTATCTGAACCATCTGGTGCGATCAGGCGAGACGCTCGGCGCGATGCTGCTCTCGGAGATCAACATCGCCTATTATCAGCACCTGATGCGAGAGGCGCGCACTGCAATCGCGCAGGGCAGCTTCGCGGATTTCCACGCGCAGACGCGTGAAGGCTGGGCGCGCGGCGACATCGCTGCGCTTTGA
- the cysK gene encoding cysteine synthase A, whose protein sequence is MDASSTAGMAHRPGRGRVFDSIVDAIGDTPIVRLRNLPKAHGVNATILAKLEYFNPAASVKDRIGAAMVIAMEKAGIINADTVLIEPTSGNTGIALAFVAASRGYRLKLVMPESMSIERRKMLAFLGAEIILTPASQGMKGSIATAEELVRTTPNAVMPQQFKNLANPEIHRRTTAEEIWNDTGGDIDIFVAGVGTGGTITGVGQVLKPRKPTLRIVAVEPEESPVLSGGQHSPHKIQGIGAGFVPDILDRSVIDEIVRINSATAIETSRALARNEGIPGGISSGAAIAAALSIGKRPEAAGKTILAIVPSFSERYLSTALFEGI, encoded by the coding sequence ATGGATGCTTCGTCAACCGCGGGTATGGCGCACCGCCCCGGCCGCGGGCGCGTGTTCGACTCCATCGTGGATGCGATCGGCGACACGCCGATCGTTCGCCTGCGCAATCTGCCGAAGGCGCACGGCGTGAACGCGACGATCCTCGCGAAGCTCGAATATTTCAATCCGGCCGCGAGCGTGAAGGACCGCATCGGAGCGGCCATGGTCATCGCGATGGAGAAGGCCGGCATCATCAATGCCGATACCGTGCTGATCGAGCCGACCTCGGGCAATACCGGAATAGCGCTCGCCTTCGTCGCCGCCTCGCGCGGCTACCGGCTGAAGCTGGTGATGCCGGAATCGATGTCGATCGAGCGGCGCAAGATGCTCGCCTTCCTCGGCGCCGAGATCATCCTGACCCCGGCGTCGCAGGGCATGAAGGGCTCGATCGCGACCGCCGAGGAACTGGTGCGCACCACGCCGAATGCGGTGATGCCGCAGCAGTTCAAGAACCTCGCCAATCCGGAAATCCATCGCCGCACCACGGCCGAGGAGATATGGAACGACACCGGCGGCGACATCGACATCTTCGTCGCCGGCGTCGGCACCGGCGGCACCATCACCGGCGTCGGGCAGGTGTTGAAGCCGCGCAAGCCGACGCTGCGGATCGTGGCGGTCGAGCCGGAGGAAAGTCCGGTGCTGTCGGGCGGCCAGCATTCGCCGCACAAGATCCAGGGCATCGGCGCCGGCTTCGTCCCCGACATCCTCGACCGCTCGGTGATCGACGAGATCGTCAGGATCAACAGCGCGACCGCGATCGAGACCTCCCGGGCGCTGGCGCGCAACGAGGGCATTCCCGGCGGCATTTCGTCGGGAGCGGCGATCGCGGCGGCGCTCTCGATCGGCAAGCGGCCTGAGGCCGCCGGCAAGACCATTCTGGCCATTGTGCCGTCGTTCTCGGAACGCTACCTCTCCACTGCGCTGTTTGAGGGAATTTGA
- a CDS encoding BrnA antitoxin family protein yields MADQPRRPRTLNDARTEAEAAFKRVTTKPAEAPPAKKSAIPGVKEQVSLRIDQDVLEFFRAGGPGWQDRINDALRKAAGK; encoded by the coding sequence ATGGCTGACCAGCCGAGAAGACCGCGGACACTGAACGATGCGCGTACCGAAGCGGAGGCGGCGTTCAAGCGCGTGACCACGAAGCCTGCGGAGGCGCCGCCCGCGAAGAAGAGCGCCATTCCGGGGGTGAAGGAACAGGTCAGCTTGCGGATCGACCAGGACGTGCTGGAATTTTTTCGGGCGGGCGGCCCTGGCTGGCAGGACCGCATCAACGACGCCTTACGCAAGGCGGCCGGGAAGTAG